A region from the Azospirillaceae bacterium genome encodes:
- a CDS encoding MATE family efflux transporter — MTTDITAALPEADEAPAPPAVPPARHALLHGPIVPTMLRLALPTVVVLVIQTLVSVAETYYVSALGTDALVGAALVLPVSMLMTMVAAGGIGGGVAAAVSRAMGAGRQRDAGALVFHALVLAVGFGLAFTLGLRFGGPVLYRLLGARDGALDAALTYSNWLFAGAVPLWIINLMSAVLRGIGNVRVPALVSFVGALVMIPLSPFLIFGIGPVQGFGIAGAGMAVSGYYTVAALALLAYMLRGRAGLVLRRVALEGRLFRDILGVGSISALSAIQLNLITILVTGAVGRFGTDALAGFGMGSRLDYLLIPMLFGLGTAVLTLVGTAMGAGNQARARRVAWIGAFMGAGVTELIGLIVALWPSAWVDLFSHEPAVLAHGAHYLRTVGPVYGAVGLTFILGFASQGGGRPLWAFLAGTARLGVAGGLGWLAVAALDAGIGTLFALVAAASVTSAVLCAAATVSGAIWRPGRE, encoded by the coding sequence ATGACCACCGACATCACCGCGGCGCTGCCCGAAGCGGATGAGGCACCGGCCCCGCCGGCCGTGCCACCCGCCCGTCATGCCCTGCTGCATGGCCCCATCGTGCCCACCATGCTGCGCCTGGCCTTGCCCACCGTCGTGGTGCTGGTGATCCAGACCCTGGTCAGCGTGGCGGAGACCTATTACGTCAGCGCGCTGGGCACCGACGCGCTGGTGGGGGCGGCCCTGGTGCTGCCCGTGTCCATGCTGATGACCATGGTAGCGGCCGGCGGCATCGGCGGCGGCGTGGCGGCGGCAGTGTCGCGCGCCATGGGGGCGGGGCGGCAGCGGGATGCGGGCGCCCTGGTGTTCCACGCCCTGGTGCTGGCCGTCGGCTTCGGCTTGGCTTTCACCCTGGGTCTGCGCTTCGGCGGTCCCGTCCTCTACCGCCTGCTGGGGGCGCGGGACGGGGCCCTGGACGCGGCGCTGACCTATTCCAACTGGCTGTTCGCCGGTGCGGTGCCGCTGTGGATCATCAACCTGATGTCGGCGGTGCTGCGCGGCATCGGCAATGTGCGGGTGCCGGCGCTGGTCAGCTTCGTCGGCGCGCTGGTGATGATCCCGCTGTCGCCCTTCCTGATCTTCGGCATTGGCCCCGTTCAAGGGTTCGGCATCGCCGGTGCCGGCATGGCGGTCAGCGGCTATTACACCGTCGCCGCCCTGGCCCTGCTGGCCTACATGCTGCGTGGCCGCGCCGGCCTGGTGCTGCGCCGCGTGGCGCTGGAGGGGCGGCTGTTCCGCGACATCCTGGGCGTGGGCAGCATCTCCGCCCTCAGCGCCATCCAGTTGAACCTCATCACCATCCTGGTCACCGGCGCCGTGGGCCGTTTCGGCACCGATGCCCTGGCCGGGTTCGGCATGGGCTCGCGCCTCGATTACCTGCTGATCCCCATGCTGTTCGGCCTGGGCACGGCGGTGCTGACCCTGGTGGGGACCGCCATGGGGGCGGGCAACCAGGCCCGCGCCCGCCGCGTCGCCTGGATCGGCGCCTTCATGGGCGCCGGCGTGACGGAACTGATTGGCCTGATCGTTGCCCTGTGGCCGTCGGCCTGGGTGGATTTGTTCAGTCATGAGCCGGCGGTGCTGGCCCATGGCGCCCACTACCTGCGCACTGTCGGCCCCGTCTATGGCGCCGTGGGCCTGACCTTCATCCTGGGCTTCGCCTCGCAAGGCGGCGGCCGGCCGCTATGGGCTTTCCTGGCCGGCACCGCGCGCCTGGGCGTGGCGGGCGGCTTGGGCTGGCTGGCGGTGGCGGCCTTGGATGCGGGCATCGGCACGCTGTTCGCCCTGGTGGCGGCCGCCAGCGTCACCTCGGCGGTGTTGTGCGCGGCCGCCACGGTCAGTGGCGCCATCTGGCGGCCGGGGCGGGAGTGA
- the gmk gene encoding guanylate kinase has product MSTPAMSNDTIESPNPLNPYMRRRGLMLVLSSPSGAGKTTIARRLLAQDTELTMSVSATTRSKRPGEVAGVDYHFTDRTEFDLMINQGKLLEYAKVFDNYYGTPREPVEQALAGGRDVLFDIDWQGTQQLKEKARDDLVSIFILPPSARELERRLTSRAQDSQAEIAKRMSKASNEMSHWAEYDYVIINNDVESSVAKAHAILTAERQVRRRQVGLSEFVKGLQAGL; this is encoded by the coding sequence ATGAGCACGCCCGCCATGAGCAACGACACCATCGAGAGTCCGAACCCGCTGAACCCGTACATGCGCCGCCGCGGCCTGATGCTGGTGCTGTCCTCCCCCTCCGGTGCCGGCAAGACCACCATCGCCCGCCGCCTGCTGGCGCAGGACACCGAACTGACCATGTCGGTCTCCGCCACCACCCGGTCCAAGCGGCCGGGCGAGGTCGCGGGCGTGGACTATCACTTCACCGACCGGACAGAGTTCGACCTGATGATCAATCAGGGCAAGCTGCTGGAATACGCCAAGGTCTTCGACAACTACTACGGCACCCCGCGTGAGCCGGTGGAACAGGCGCTGGCCGGCGGCCGCGACGTGCTGTTCGACATCGACTGGCAGGGCACGCAGCAGCTGAAGGAAAAGGCGCGCGACGACCTGGTCAGCATCTTCATCCTGCCGCCGTCGGCCCGCGAACTGGAACGCCGCCTGACCAGCCGCGCCCAGGACAGCCAGGCGGAAATCGCCAAGCGCATGAGCAAGGCGTCCAATGAGATGAGCCATTGGGCGGAGTACGACTACGTCATCATCAACAACGACGTGGAAAGTTCCGTCGCCAAGGCCCACGCCATCCTGACGGCCGAACGCCAGGTGCGCCGCCGCCAGGTGGGCCTGTCGGAATTCGTGAAGGGCCTGCAGGCGGGGCTGTGA
- a CDS encoding YicC family protein yields the protein MTGFARAEGALDATSWIVEVKSVNGRALDLRTRQPSGFDAVEALARGEVNRLIRRGNVTLNLTVNRSATTAPLRLNREFLAQVLELAREIEGAGAAPPRLDALLAVRGVIDTGEEAEQPEDRATLEAAIGKTVTQAITALAAARGAEGARLATVLTGHLDEITTLTEAAAGTATLQPEALRDKLKTQVQALLEALPALPEERLAQEAALLIAKADVREELDRLRAHIAQARDLLAEGTAVGRRLDFLCQEFNREANTLCSKSADVELTRIGLSLKATIEQFREQVQNIE from the coding sequence GCCCTGGACCTGCGCACCCGCCAGCCGTCCGGCTTCGACGCGGTCGAGGCCCTGGCGCGCGGGGAAGTCAACCGCCTGATCCGGCGCGGTAACGTCACGCTGAACCTGACGGTGAACCGCAGCGCCACCACCGCCCCCCTGCGCCTGAACCGCGAGTTCCTGGCCCAGGTGCTGGAACTGGCGCGCGAGATCGAGGGGGCGGGCGCCGCCCCGCCGCGCCTGGACGCCCTGCTGGCCGTGCGCGGTGTCATCGACACGGGCGAGGAAGCGGAACAGCCGGAAGACCGCGCCACGCTTGAGGCCGCCATCGGCAAGACGGTGACCCAGGCCATCACGGCCCTGGCCGCCGCCCGGGGGGCCGAGGGCGCCCGCCTGGCCACCGTGCTGACCGGCCATCTGGATGAGATCACCACCCTGACCGAAGCGGCGGCCGGCACCGCCACCCTGCAACCTGAGGCCCTGCGCGACAAGCTGAAGACCCAGGTGCAGGCCCTGCTGGAGGCCTTGCCGGCGCTGCCGGAGGAACGGCTGGCGCAGGAAGCCGCCCTGCTGATCGCCAAGGCCGACGTGCGGGAAGAACTGGACCGCCTGCGCGCCCACATCGCCCAGGCCCGCGACCTGCTGGCCGAAGGCACCGCCGTGGGCCGGCGGCTGGACTTCCTGTGCCAGGAATTCAACCGCGAGGCCAACACCCTCTGTTCCAAATCCGCCGACGTGGAACTGACCCGCATCGGTCTGTCGCTGAAGGCGACGATCGAGCAGTTCCGCGAACAGGTCCAGAATATCGAATGA
- a CDS encoding MarR family transcriptional regulator → MDMTHGGKMGPGDGVAACNCAALRRAARRITNAYDAKLAPTGLRMTQFCLLALVYEAGTLSVNEMAARLDLDRTTTGKNLRPLERDGLLRVAPAPQDRRSHEITLTDQGRAALREASILWREAQREFEAANGPPQAAALRNTLAGLVF, encoded by the coding sequence ATGGACATGACGCACGGTGGGAAAATGGGTCCGGGCGACGGCGTCGCCGCGTGCAACTGTGCGGCGCTGCGGCGCGCGGCGCGGCGCATCACCAACGCCTATGACGCCAAGCTGGCGCCCACCGGCCTGCGCATGACCCAGTTCTGCCTGCTGGCGCTGGTCTATGAGGCCGGGACGCTGTCGGTGAACGAGATGGCGGCGCGCCTGGATCTGGACCGCACCACCACCGGCAAGAACCTGCGCCCGCTGGAGCGCGACGGCCTGCTGCGCGTCGCCCCCGCGCCCCAGGACCGGCGCAGCCATGAGATCACCCTGACCGACCAGGGCCGGGCGGCATTGCGCGAGGCCTCCATCCTCTGGCGCGAGGCACAGCGGGAGTTCGAAGCCGCGAACGGCCCCCCCCAGGCGGCGGCGTTGCGCAACACCCTGGCCGGGCTGGTTTTCTGA
- a CDS encoding GlxA family transcriptional regulator: MMRRVGIVVFPDFQILDLVVVTVFEVANVVAGRPLYDVHLVSPSGGRVASSAGVVVETQAPGDLAYDTVVVAGRMDVAEMGDDLLDLVRAAARQSRRTASVCTGAFILAQAGLLDDRRATTHWIHARAMQREFPRVRMEEDRIFVQDGPIWTSAGMTAAIDLSLALVEADVGSDISRAVARKMVVYHRRPGGQSQFSALLELEPRSDRIHSALRYARENLKADLSVERLAEVAHLSPRQFSRAFQAETGQSPAKAVENLRVEAARVLMEEGRHPIEIIVRETGFGDRERMRRAFLRAYGQPPQAVQRAMRSAAA, from the coding sequence ATCATGAGACGGGTCGGCATCGTCGTGTTTCCCGACTTTCAGATCCTGGACCTGGTGGTCGTCACCGTGTTCGAGGTCGCCAACGTTGTGGCCGGCCGGCCGCTGTATGACGTGCACCTGGTGTCGCCTTCAGGCGGGCGGGTGGCCAGTTCCGCCGGCGTGGTGGTGGAAACCCAGGCGCCGGGCGATCTGGCTTACGACACCGTGGTGGTGGCGGGGCGGATGGATGTGGCCGAAATGGGGGACGACCTGCTGGACCTTGTCCGCGCCGCCGCTAGGCAATCGCGCCGCACCGCCAGCGTCTGCACCGGTGCCTTCATCCTGGCCCAGGCGGGCCTGCTGGATGATCGGCGGGCCACCACCCACTGGATCCACGCCCGGGCCATGCAACGCGAATTCCCCCGCGTACGCATGGAGGAAGACCGCATCTTCGTCCAGGACGGTCCCATCTGGACTTCCGCCGGCATGACCGCCGCCATCGACCTGTCGCTGGCCTTGGTGGAGGCGGATGTCGGCAGCGACATCTCCCGCGCCGTGGCGCGCAAGATGGTGGTCTATCACCGCCGGCCGGGCGGACAGTCGCAATTCTCCGCCCTGCTGGAACTGGAACCCCGGTCGGACCGCATCCATTCGGCGCTGCGCTATGCGCGTGAGAACCTGAAGGCCGACCTGTCGGTGGAACGCCTGGCGGAGGTGGCGCACCTCAGCCCCCGGCAATTCAGCCGCGCCTTCCAGGCGGAAACCGGCCAGTCACCGGCCAAGGCGGTGGAGAATTTGCGGGTGGAGGCGGCACGGGTACTGATGGAGGAGGGGCGCCACCCCATCGAGATCATCGTGCGCGAGACCGGATTCGGCGACCGGGAACGCATGCGCCGCGCCTTCCTGCGCGCCTACGGCCAACCGCCGCAGGCCGTCCAGCGGGCGATGCGGTCGGCCGCCGCCTAG